CAATAACAGCACACTTTTGTTGAGGCTCACTAAAGCCCATCGCTGTTTTAGATACTTGGCATACATGGAGTTCCCAGtctggaagagaaagagacacacatAATGACCTCTGCCCCAATGTCTTAAGTGCTATAGTAGTGATAGTGTCACAGTGGTATAAGGGAATAGAGTTCCTCTACAGAAGACTTTATCAGACTTTAAACATTTACTgtttaatggaatttttaaaaattcagacattAAGAATGATTGACAATTTCTATATCAGGAGGCATTCTCAATAAAAAGCCAAATAGTGTGAAACCCTAGGGAATCTATTTCTCATTATTAacatattggtttttttttcttaaactctaTATCCTCTAATGATATAACTTctatcaaattggaaaaaattgcTTTCCTTCTTCTAGCTTAGATACTTAGCAGAAACTGAGTGTAATTCATATGAACTTACAAAATGGGACTCAAGCTAGGGTTTTAATTCAGGGGGatacatttgtaaaacaggaaagAGGCAGTTATGATTCTGTAGATCTGGAATGTGAAACTATGAGTTATTAGTACAGTGAATGTGTTGATGATGTATTCGTTCCAGCCTTTTCCCCAAGCTACTTACATAGTTATGGCAAGGTGATGAAGCTAAGGAGCTGTGATGAGATAATGAGTTCTAGAAATAACCCCATGAATATTGGAAATTAAGCTAAAAACTAGTCGCTATCAGATAAATGCGTTTAATGGCTTTTGAAGATTACTACAGCATGGGATTAACATAGTTCGGAAGGAATAGTTAGGAATTGGTGAATGCTCTACACTAATTTGTTAACTAACATGCTAATTGGAGACtatattgttttgcattttaataaacattttcatttggctttcagaTAGGGTGATATTCTGACATATTTCAGTAGATTTGGGTTATGCATAATGTTTTGCCTTAAATTTTGTTCACTGTATTTTGTAGAATAGAATATAAATAACTAGGAAAATTAATAAGATGACTTCTAAATGTTCATCCTGTGGGTTAAGGAGGACCAGCTAATGTTAATCCTAATGCCTGGATTGTAAATTTAAGCATCCCTGTCAGTGATACTTTATGCTACTGAAGTCCATATTCTGTTCAGGTTATGAGTACCATCAgtgtaattttcctttaaatgagGCTGAGGAGAGTGTTGAGATATATACAACATGATTTTACCATGTGAGTTTTATGACCAAAAGTTTTTAAGCACCTGGCACTCTGTACACATTTTTATAcagtaaaatatttgcatattcaatgcattgttgtatttttaaagttaaaaaaaaccctgtcatttgtctaaaataatatctttttttttttaatagggagGGCTGAAAAACAGCAAACATGAATGCACTCTGTCTTCACAAGAATATGTTCATGAATTACGATCTGGTATTTCAGATGAGAAACTTCTTAATTGCCTAGAATCTCTGAGGGTTTCTTTAACCAGCAATCCTGTCAGGTAGGTGCTTTTTTACTGTTTTGGTATGATTCATACAATTTGTACTGTATATAATTGTTGGGAATATAATCACTATGTCATTTTAACCTCAAGTTTTCCTGACCAGAAGTCTGATGTTAGTTACTAAAACAACAATGTCTAATTATGAgtttgtaaacatttaaaaatatatagctaaTCTGATCTCTAATAACATGCagttttaagaatataaatattagtCGGATGGTTAAGTCCTCTTTGATTATGTAAAATATGGGTCCAGAAGTTAAACATTcacatttatatgaaaatctGTACTCAGATAacaattattatgtatttatttataaaataaattaagtacaTTGGCTctatgatatttttcctttttaacttgaGAAGTAAATATAGTTTTGTATTCTACAAGTTTTAGATATGTCATTCACACATTTCTGTAATTTGGGATAgcaaaattagtttattttaaccaataaagtaaataagaaaatattaataaactccTCAAAAATCTACACATTTAGGCTATTACCTAGGTACAAAGGATTTTTAAGGAAGAAGTTCTTGCCAATGGTGGATTCCAATAACTGATGTTCTTTTATTAACTATAAAAAGCCTTTCAGTTAATTACAccccaaataaaatgtttttatagggaaaaacagattttcagtgtaatatgaaaatattctgggaTCTACTTATACAATTACTAAAATATTAAGTTCAGAAATTACTGGATAAGAGTAGAGAGAAAccatattttgattttattcttgTTCTTCCTAATATATGATGGGATTTGTACTTCCCTGACCTATCCACAGAGCCTTGAAAATAATTTAGAGctcagttgtttcatttgaatttatgtataaattgaaatatattatgctatttatttttaccGATAATGCATTTGGCAGAATAACTGGAAAAGCTTAATTCtactataaaaaattttaaaaggtaatggTAAGATATGACTTGTGTTTGAATACGATAATTATTCAGAGGTGGCTGTCTTGCCATTTTTTCCAGAATGCTTCTGGTTTTAATGATTTGAAAAAGTTTACTGGTGGACAGTAAACGCGGTGGGTCGTCCCCCGTCCCCCGCTCCTTCGCTGCTGCCTCTGCCGCCTCCACACACAAACTATACTGAACTTATTGCTCTGAAAATTGCTGTTGAGTGAGTTGAATAAATGAGTCTTTTAGAAGTGACTACAGAAGTCGTTACATTTAGGAatgaagcaggggtggggggaacctagtaaaaatgcatttttataaagATAGCGGGAAAGGTTTGAAATTACACGCCGGTCCTTTAAGATGTAGGGGAGCAGCTACCCAGCAACTCCAAAGAATTGTGGGGTGAAGTGAGAAGCTGGCAGGTCTTGATTGGTTAGAGACAGCTGCATCCTGGCAGGTGATTGGCTCCACAGTTGCGTGGGGCTGCTTGTGTCGTCACAATCCCAGCATTCCGTTGTAGCCGTTGTAGTCGTTGTAGCCTGCCTGTGGAACTCGCGGAACTTGCTGACGGGAGCCAAACCCCACCACCTCGTCTGCCGGAGCTGCCTTTAAAATGAGTAAGAATGGGTTTGGGAGCTATGGCGGCATCTCTGCTGCAGGCGGAGCCGTCGGAAGCAATGACCCACCGTCTCAGGGCAGGGCAGCTCTTGCTTTTAAGTCCATACGATACAGGTCCCGAATCCAGGAAATTATACCTTGCTGTGTAAACCAGCTGCTCACCTCCACTGTGATTGATAATGTCTTCATGATTAGGGGAATCGAGGTTTCCCAAGTCTCTATCGTGGGGATAATCAGGCAGGCAGAGACGGCTGAAAATTACGTTCTTTACAAGATTGATGATATGACCACCAAGCCTATCAAGGTCCGCCAGTGGGTCGGCAGAGATAGAGCAAAGCAGGGGATAACTCTCCTTCCAGTGGGAGTATACGCCAAAGTGTTAGGTATCCTCACATGTTCTGCGGAGGTGAAGAGCCTTGAGGTGTTGAAAATCCGTGTCCTGGAGGACATGAACGAGTTCACCACACATATTCTAGAAACGGTTAATGCGCACATGATCCTGGATAAAGCGGCCTCTGGGCAAAGTGTCCCTGTTGTTTCCTCAGAAATGGATGAGGCCCAGATGCACAGCGAGTACCACCCCGACTTCATCCGGAAGGAGGTGCTGCGTTTGATTCACGAGTGTCCTCAACAGGAAGGCAAGAGCGTTTGTGAGCTCCAGACCGAGCTTAGCAATCTGAGCATCGGGACCATCAATCAAGCCATTGAGTATCTGACCGTCGAGGGCCACATCTACCCCACTGTGGATGGGGAGCATTTTAAGTCTGCTGATTGAAGCAGCGAAAACTTTTTTCGTTTTCTGAAGACCTTGCCTCCAGTTGTGACTGAGTTTGACTGTTTGACTTTTAGTAAGTAGATTTCTTTAAACAAAAGATTGGAACTGGCATCCTTTTAGAACTTCACTGCTTTTCCAACTGCTTtgaacttttctatttttctaactaTATTTGAAGCTCAGAGGGAGATGGCGATGGATAAATTGACTGGCCTTTTTGTAGAGTTTACCAGCAAGCAAATGAAAACACTCTTGGACGGATGATTTTGGGGGAGAAAAGGtatagaaaaagttaaaaattattagttGCATGGGAGCTTCTTCTTCTGAAATACCTACATATTAGGAGAAAGTAGATGCAGTCAAGGAGCCAgttaagagacaaaaaaaatttctgttgtttttacatTAGACTTATTTTCTATGTTTGGATTTAGCATATTATAGTCATATTAGTATCTCTTGTGAAATATAGTAGTTGATTAATTCAGATGTGCTAAAGATAGCAGTTTATGAATTCAGTTCAAATGTTCATTTAGTGATTTGCTCTTATACTGtaggtttatgttttttaaaagataagattATACTGTGTTTAAATGGGAGGGTCAGCTTTGACTTTTAGTCTTAAAATATGATTAATGATTGTTTCAAATACAATATGGAGATACTTGGATTAAATTTCAATCTCTTGTAGTTGCATAGTACACAGATACCCGACTTTATGTAAGTTTCATGTTCTGATGTATTATTTATAGTACTAAATGCTCTGTTTTATGTATAAGAAGGTTTTATTCTTGTAGGGTAGACAAACAGAAAGTAATAATAGGAATTCTATTAAACTTTGCAAGTTtaaccaaaatttatttaaacgTTTTATTAAAGCACTTTTGCAAATCTTTACctctctgtgtgatttttttctaaattcatttgaaaagcctatagttttgtttttgaatattaaTATTGTAATTATCCggaataattttttctcttctctatatgATATCAATAACATAAATCCTATTtgtaataatacattttagtATAGGTTATATGACTTATGTGAGGCTTTTAAATAATTGAACACACTAAGCACTCAGTTGTACATACACTGAAGATGGTATCTTTCAAGTTACTAGTTCTGTTACAttagtggaaagaaaaaatatatacattcagaTAGGTAGAAGAGAAAAGCATTACTTGTCTCAATCACAAAAAGAaggtgcaaaaacagaaaatctctTAAAAGCCAACAATCCATACTGTTAGAATGTGGCCTCTTTTTGTCAGTTCTTAGGAAAACTTATCAACCCTTCTTGCTTAAGCTTCCTGAGGCataaatttaacttttctttccttcaaaagcAAAGAAGTCATAAATGACACTCTTTTGAAAACCACAAATGGTTAACATACTGTAAACGTGTTTGTTATTTAAATTATCAGACATCTTTCCAATCATAAACATAAGAAATTCTGAACTACTCTTTGTCGAAAAGGTTGCCTGCCCTGGGGAAAATCATACTGAAGGAGAGACAGACGAGGGGCCTATTTCTTCCTCAAGATGTCAGTGCGGAAAGAAATCGTCTAAGAGACATAATATTCTTTTGTGGTATCACTTATACAAATGCTGGAAGCCTGAGATTAAAATCTGGTATTTATGACTTCATCGGTCACTTTCCTAATTGTGAAGATGATTCAATTGGCGGTTGGCTGGGTAGTCACTTTTCCCCTCACTCTAGGAATATTCCTAAAGCTAAAAAAgctttttttggctgcctttgtGCCTCAGAACTGATGCTATATGTATACCCGAATTTAAGGCCAGGGACCACACCCACTTCCTGCCCCATCCTTTGAGGGGGACTGTCCTCTATCTTTGTGCCTTGGGGTACTTTTTAGCTTTGTTAATTACCCTAGCACCCTCCCCCCATTCTTGTGTTTTACTGGGTTTCTGCTGCAGGTAAGGGACTGCAATGGAAGAATACTAAGTAGGTCTAGCTATAATGTGAATGAAAATCAAACATTTTGCGGCAGAAACAATTGCTAGATTGCCGTACATGCATATTTAGTGCATGTTAGGGGTAGCAGATTTTTCAAATTCACTTTAAACCATCCACTTGGTATGCAGACTTTCAATTTTGTTTAGACGGTGAATAAACTTGGCCAGTGctccccttcctcttcagttCTGCCCTGTATGTGAGCCAAATCTTTGAGGATAAGATAGAAATCCTGGGGAAATACTATTGACTATTTTCAGCAGGGACATTTAACTCTGAGGAACCTGATAATTGATAATTATAAGCCAGTGGGGGTTGTTTTTCTATGGCTCATAGGCATAAGAAATGTATGCATTTATATTGAAGTTGATTCTAAATGAAcggaataaataaatttgaaaatgttttcaagtcAAAGCTAATACTGTCATCACAATTGTTAgtacttgttttattttacctactaaatttagatttatatttttagtaaattataaattgtatttttacaaTTTCCATTCACTTATAATGATGAATGAAAAAAGGTAACCACTGAGAATTCTTTAGTCATTAAACCgttagtgagcacctactatatgcaaTAGGAGTTAACTTTCATTTTAATAAGCTTAAATTTAATTGACTTCTGAAATgctcatcaaaaataataatagttaatattttaacatttatatagtaCTTATTAtctgctaggcactgttctaagagagagaatgtgtatgtgtgtgtgtccctgtgaTTTATAATCGAGGTCCCTGTGCCTCGATTTATATTTCCAGCTCAGACCTTTCTCTTGAAGTtcagaccccatctccaaatgtcTTCCCAGATGCCCTACAGGcatctttaaaacattaaaaaataatagcaaggAACACTTAACATATATACCATTTTTTATCCCCCAGGAAATGTTCTAAGAACTtgaaatacacacatacaacCAGGGAATCATTATGATTAGTATTaatattgttctcattttatagatgaggaacttgaggctcagaaaggttaagtaatttgctccgTTTTAATGTTACATGgctagtaagtgtcagagctAAGGTTCCAATCCTGGGTCCTTATCCACTTCTTTGTACTACCTCACAATAaggaaagtcttttaaaatatcctcCTTTCATTCTTGTCACATACTaaatattttgactttatttctttcattaaaatttgcctgacttgaatttttaaaaaaacactatgaAATATTTCAGCAACAAGTATAGAGGAGAATATAAAAACACCTCTGTATTCATTACcagtttaagaaacaaaatttatttctattatagtTGTAGAGAACTTAGCCATATAACTCATTAATGTTTAATGACACTATAACATCCTTTGAGCCTGCGTTTTCACTGATTAAAAAATCATCTGAAAGTCTACATCTTCTATAAaccaatgcatttattttttgaagtgtaCTAGCAAGAATATATATCATTGCATTGAAAAGTCGTCTTCTTATGACCTCATGGTTCTTTGTAGTAAAATTTGGGACTCCTTTGCTCTGTACATTATGGATGATACCTCTAGTAATTCAAATGCCATCCATATGATATTATTCCTATTTACCATTATATGGTAAATCAagaaagctttttaattttactattgagagttactatttttttttttcttttggtaataCCTTAGGTTGGGGCAGTTCAATGAATAGCACTTAATATTATgtagcttgtttttgttttttttttgttttttttttttttttgcggtacgcgagcctctcactgctgtggcctctcccgttgcggagcacaggctccggacgcacaggctcagcggccatggctcacgggcccagccgctccgcggcacgtgggatcctcccggaccggggcacgaacctctgtcccctgcatcggcaggcggactctcaaccactgcgccaccaaggaagccctgtagTTTGTTTTTATATAGCAGGTGGATATCCCAGAAAGGAATAACAAGTTCCCCTTGTCCATATGGGGCCTGcatatggagcttacattctagtaaagGAAgtcagacaattaaaaaaaatatatatataatatatatataatatatattatatatatatatacatacacacacatacatacataaaatgtcAGGTTGTGATCTGTCCTGGGGAGGGAATGTTGCTATTTCATATCACACGGTCAGTGAAGGCCTCCCTGACTTTAGTGACATGTGAGCAGAGATCTAAAGGAAGCGTGGAAGTGAGCTGTGTTGTCCACTGGAGGAAGAACATTGTTAGaaacaggaagcagcagcagcagcagcaaatgcTTGACCTGTTCCAGGAATGTcaaagaggccagtgtggctggaggcaGAGAATTGTGAGCCATTGGtatgactttggcttttactctgagtgagctGGGAAGCTGTAAGAGGGTTTTGAGGAGAGTAATGGCCTGACCTGACCTAGGTTTTTAAAGGGTAACTCTgggtagaagcagggagaccatgTAACAGGTTGCAGTGAAGGAGCTAGAAATTTCACAGGAATTCTAGAGACAGCCGTATAGCTGTGCTTCGTGGAGGCCGATATGGAAGGTCACTTGACATCCCAGGGTAGTCCTAGAGCCTGATTATTTTTGTCATGAGTCTTCAACTCAGCAGCAGAAATTCATGGTGCCTCTCCCTGATTTGTTGATTGTGAACATGGACTCtgtatgagtctgcttcttttcctgATATTAACTGCCTGGCCTTCGCTGTATTCCTCATTTAGAATTCTTAATGGGGAGGTGCTGGTCcccatttgtttctgctctggcAAAACTTTTCATGCCAGGCCACCTCAGCCTACAGGCCCACCTACCTGCTGGCCACACCTCTGGTCAGGGGACCGTCCCTAATCGAGTCAGTCGTGTCcttgggaagggaaagggaggcaAGGTGATGTCCAGAATTTGTCCATCTCAGAAAGTGTCTCTTGAGAGTGTTGCTCtaagaaaaggaggaaatcaaTGTAAGAATATACCCAAGAAAGAGAATAATTTgtataataataagtaaattatacagAAAACGAAGAAAAAATAGCGTGTAGAGGGAAAAATCACCTTGAATGCGTCATGTCTTATTTGTTATATAACAGTAAAAGAATCCTTGAAATTCAACAGTGATCATTTAATATTATTCTTCCTTATGTAGAACCAtcattaatgaaattaaattttgttaGCCTTGTTCtcttataaagaaaatttttctgGATACTAAATTATGAGAGAGAGCACGTTATATGATAGAGTACCACTAGAATGCCAGTCATGATATCTGATTTCCAGGCCTTGATTTCTCACTCTCTATGGCCTTAGTCCAATCAGTGaactctttgggcctcagtttttccatatgTAAATGAGATTGGAGCCTTCCAGCTCTAAATTTCTATGTTCTGTGTTCTCTTTTGCTTAGTTCCAATCCTCTTACTTTTGCTATAGGAACTAGATTATTGTTAAGAAATGATTTTGAAGAGTGAGAAAAATGTTCCTCTATTAAGCCTAAAAGATTTCCTAgcattctattattttcttgcatttgtaaatatatttaaccaaCTCTGGACAggtatttagttttattttatttttttttaaggtgtttagtttcctttaaaatattgaaggaaGCAGTTTCTATGTCTCTGTTAcataactattttccaaagctgATATTCATCGGAATCTGGGCATTTGCCCTCTTCATGGCTGATTTGCTTCTGTACCACAGTtttaactgattttctttttgttcagcccctagtaaaatagtaaatatatagacACTCATACACACACTAATAGCTTTACTAAACATTTTCAAAGCACAGTCATTTCAGAATATTAAACAGTCATGATTTTCAGATTCATATAGTATGATAAAGGCTCTAAGAAAgtaatttctttatattattttatgctaatggcaaatatttaaaaattccttttataaGCCATTATTAACTGGCCATATCCCAAATCACTCCATTACTATACATTCCttcaacatttattttgtacTGTACACATTCACCTGCACCTGCTTATGCTGTGTAGTAATTTCATGCATGTATGTCTGCTTTTCTCATTTCGATTTTAGACTCCTCTGGGGAAGGGAACCTCTTGCCCTCTTATTTGTTTCATGATGGCAAGTACGgtgtaatttatatacaataatgtGTGATTTGATGTAGATGTTGACCCACCATCAGTAAAAACCTATGCTTCTCCAGCCATGAGAATGAATTTGCATTAATCTGGCTGTATTTTGTGGCCATGCATTTTAAGATGCAATcggagaaaaagaatgaagcaaactTCCTCCATACAAGAGTGAAACCTATTGGTTTGATTTGAACCATATTTATCAGCTACAGACAACGTAGCATGCTTTCCACGATGGTCTTTTTATGGTTGCATGGTGAGTTAATGAAATTGAATGTTTACAACTCTATTTAACACCCTAAAAATCCATGAGTTTTGACTATAAAATAAATCCCAATCTGC
This window of the Physeter macrocephalus isolate SW-GA chromosome 21, ASM283717v5, whole genome shotgun sequence genome carries:
- the RPA4 gene encoding replication protein A 30 kDa subunit gives rise to the protein MSKNGFGSYGGISAAGGAVGSNDPPSQGRAALAFKSIRYRSRIQEIIPCCVNQLLTSTVIDNVFMIRGIEVSQVSIVGIIRQAETAENYVLYKIDDMTTKPIKVRQWVGRDRAKQGITLLPVGVYAKVLGILTCSAEVKSLEVLKIRVLEDMNEFTTHILETVNAHMILDKAASGQSVPVVSSEMDEAQMHSEYHPDFIRKEVLRLIHECPQQEGKSVCELQTELSNLSIGTINQAIEYLTVEGHIYPTVDGEHFKSAD